In one Hoplias malabaricus isolate fHopMal1 chromosome X1, fHopMal1.hap1, whole genome shotgun sequence genomic region, the following are encoded:
- the LOC136675438 gene encoding dual specificity protein phosphatase 14-like, with the protein MAISQITGSLYLSGVEAVNPAALTHRKVTLLVLAAEELPLKPVSVELLHVPIRDEPHAPLSQHFESVSERIQQNHSGSSLVCCSAGRSRSPALVMAFLMKHEGLSREQVHRRVLEARPFIRPNAGFWRQLKEYERQLMHCNSIRMVTTSQGVLPEAIGQTHDRPYCLNI; encoded by the coding sequence ATGGCTATCTCCCAGATCACAGGCTCTCTGTACCTGAGCGGAGTGGAGGCTGTGAACCCAGCAGCTCTGACCCACAGGAAGGTCACTCTTCTGGTTCTGGCTGCTGAGGAGCTGCCGTTGAAGCCTGTGAGCGTGGAGCTTTTGCATGTTCCCATCCGCGACGAGCCTCATGCCCCACTCTCTCAGCACTTTGAGAGCGTGTCTGAGAGGATCCAGCAGAACCACAGTGGCAGCTCTCTGGTGTGCTGCTCCGCAGGGAGGAGCAGGTCTCCCGCACTCGTCATGGCCTTTCTCATGAAGCATGAAGGCCTCTCTCGGGAGCAGGTGCACCGGCGGGTCCTGGAGGCCCGTCCATTCATCCGGCCCAACGCCGGCTTCTGGAGGCAGCTGAAGGAGTACGAAAGGCAGCTAATGCACTGCAATAGCATCAGGATGGTGACCACATCACAGGGAGTGCTGCCAGAGGCCATAGGGCAAACACACGACCGTCCGTACTGCCTGAATATTTAA
- the LOC136675437 gene encoding kinesin-1 heavy chain-like, whose product MADPAECTIKVMCRFRPLNKSEVERGDKYIPKFQGEDTVVVGGKPYVFDRVLQSNTTQEQVYNTCAQKIVKDVLDGYNGTIFAYGQTSSGKTHTMEGNLHDTDSMGIIPRIVQDIFNYIYSMDENLEFHIKVSYFEIYLDKIRDLLDVSKTNLSVHEDKNRVPYVKGCTERFVCSPEEVMDTIDEGKSNRHVAVTNMNEHSSRSHSIFLINVKQENTQTEQKLSGKLYLVDLAGSEKVSKTGAEGAVLDEAKNINKSLSSLGNVISALAEGSTYIPYRDSKMTRILQDSLGGNCRTTIVICCSPSNFNEAETKSTLMFGQRAKTIKNTVCVNVELTAEQWKKKYEREKEKNKAMRNTITWLENELNRWRNGESVPVEEQYDKEKANMEALVLDNVVNNDKPASTPGVPAVPGVRLTDAERDKCEAELSKLYKQLDDKDDEINQQSQLVEKLKQQMLDQEELLASSRRDHDNLQTELTRLQLENEASKEEVKEVLQALEELAVNYDQKSQEVEDKAKEFEALSEELNQKSSILTSIDSELQKLKEMTNHQKKRTTEMMSSLLKDLAEIGIAVGSNDVKQHEGSGLIDEEFTVARLYISKLKSEVKTMVKRCKQLESTQAESNKKMDENEKELAACQLRISQHEAKIKSLTEYLQNVEQKKRQLEENVDLLNEELVKISAQEKVHALEKENEIQSTNEVKEAVDKQIQSHREAHQKQISHLRDELDSKEKLITELQDHNQKIMLEQERLRVEHEKVKAADQEKSRKLHDLTVMQDRREQARQDLKGLEETVARELQTLHNLRKLFVQDLATRVKKSAEMDSDDTGGSAAQKQKISFLENNLEQLTKVHKQLVRDNADLRCELPKLEKRLRATAERVKALETALKDAKENAARDRKRYQQEVDRIKEAVRAKNMARRGHSAQIAKPIRPGQPPVASPTHPNVVRAGGGGSSLFQNSQPTSIRGGGVNKQEKS is encoded by the exons GGTAAACCATACGTATTTGATAGAGTTCTCCAGTCCAACACAACTCAAGAGCAAGTATACAACACTTGTGCTCAGAAGATTGTCAAAG ATGTTTTGGATGGCTACAATGGAACCATTTTTGCCTACGGACAAACGTCTTCAGGCAAAACCCACACAATGGAG GGTAATCTCCATGACACAGACTCAATGGGAATCATTCCCAGAATAGTGCAGGACATTTTTAACTACATTTACTCCATGGATGAAAACCTGGAGTTCCATATCAAG GTTTCGTATTTTGAGATTTATTTGGATAAGATCCGGGACCTTTTGGATg TGTCAAAGACTAACCTATCTGTACATGAAGACAAAAACAGAGTTCCCTACGTCAAA GGTTGCACTGAGAGATTTGTTTGTAGCCCAGAAGAGGTGATGGACACCATTGATGAGGGCAAATCAAACAGACATGTAGCAGTGACAa ACATGAATGAGCACAGCTCCCGGAGTCACAGCATCTTCTTGATAAATGTAAAGCAGGAGAACACTCAGACAGAGCAGAAACTGAGCGGTAAACTTTACCTGGTTGACCTGGCAGGTAGTGAAAAG GTCAGTAAAACAGGAGCTGAGGGTGCAGTTTTGGATGAAGCCAAAAACATCAACAAATCTCTGTCTTCACTGGGGAACGTTATCTCTGCTTTGGCAGAAGGATCG acataTATACCCTACAGAGACAGTAAGATGACGAGGATCCTGCAGGACTCTCTGGGTggcaactgcagaaccacaattGTCATCTGCTGTTCCCCTTCAAACTTTAACGAAGCGGAGACTAAATCAACACTCATGTTTGGACAGAG GGCAAAGACGATTaagaacacagtgtgtgtgaatgtggagcTGACAGCAGAACAGTGGAAGAAGAAAtatgaaagagagaaggagaaaaacaaGGCCATGCGTAACACCATCACGTGGCTGGAGAATGAACTCAACCGATGGAGGAATG GGGAGTCTGTGCCTGTGGAGGAACAGTATGATAAAGAGAAAGCTAACATGGAGGCTCTGGTTCTGGATAACGTCGTGAATAATGACAAACCAGCCTCCACGCCAGGAGTGCCCGCGGTTCCTGGAGTCCGCCTTACTGATGCAGAGCGAGACAAATGTGAGGCAGAGCTCTCTAAACTCTACAAACAGCTGGATGACAAG gatgATGAGATTAATCAGCAGTCTCAACTGGTGGAGAAACTCAAACAACAAATGCTGGATCAGGAGGAG TTGTTAGCCTCGTCGCGGCGGGACCACGATAATCTGCAGACAGAGCTGACTCGCCTGCAGCTGGAGAATGAGGCGTCTAAAGAGGAGGTGAAGGAGGTTCTGCAAGCGCTGGAAGAGCTCGCCGTCAACTACGACCAGAAGAGCCAGGAGGTGGAGGACAAGGCCAAGGAGTTTGAAGCCCTCAGCGAAGAGCTGAATCAGAAATCC AGCATCCTGACATCCATAGACTCAGAGCTGCAGAAGCTGAAGGAGATGACCAATCATCAGAAGAAGAGAACGACTGAGATGATGTCATCGCTGCTTAAGGACCTGGCTGAGATTGGAATCGCTGTGGGCAGCAATGATGTTAAG cagcaCGAGGGCAGTGGATTGATTGATGAGGAGTTCACTGTCGCCAGGCTCTACATCAGCAAGCTGAAGTCTGAGGTGAAGACCATGGTGAAGCGCTGTAAGCAGTTGGAGAGCACCCAAGCAGAGAGCAACAAGAAGATGGACGAGAACGAGAAGGAGCTGGCTGCTTGTCAGCTGCGCATCTCTCAG CATGAGGCGAAGATAAAGTCTCTGACAGAGTATCTGCAGAATGTGGAGCAGAAGAAGAGGCAGCTGGAGGAGAATGTGGATTTACTCAATGAAGAACTGGTCAAAATCAGTGCTCAAG AGAAAGTCCACGCTCTGGAGAAAGAGAACGAAATACAGAGCACCAACGAGGTGAAG GAGGCAGTAGATAAACAGATTCAAAGCCATAGAGAGGCTCATCAGAAACAGATCAGCCACCTGAGGGATGAACTGGACAGCAAGGAGAAATTAATCACAGAACTACAAga TCATAATCAGAAGATCATGTTGGAGCAGGAGCGACTGAGAGTCGAACATGAGAAAGTCAAAGCTGCTGATCAAGAGAAGAGTCGGAAATTACACGATCTCAC GGTGATGCAGGACCGTAGGGAGCAGGCCAGGCAGGACCTGAAGGGTTTGGAGGAGACAGTG GCCAGAGAACTGCAGACTCTACACAACCTTCGGAAGCTGTTTGTTCAAGACCTCGCCACCCGGGTGAAAAAG AGCGCTGAAATGGACTCTGATGACACAGGGGGCAGTGCAGCACAGAAGCAGAAGATCTCCTTTTTGGAGAACAATCTTGAACAACTCACAAAGGTTCACAAGCAG CTGGTGCGGGATAATGCAGATTTGCGCTGTGAGTTGCCCAAGCTGGAGAAGCGTCTCCGGGCTACAGCAGAGAGGGTAAAGGCTCTGGAGACAGCGCTGAAGGATGCCAAAGAGAATGCAGCACGGGACCGCAAACGCTACCAGCAGGAGGTAGATCGCATCAAAGAAGCTGTGAGAGCAAAGAATATGGCCCGCCGCGGACACTCTGCACAGATCG ctaAACCCATCCGCCCAGGACAGCCCCCCGTAGCCTCTCCCACACACCCTAACGTAGTCCGTGCAGGAGGAGGGGGCAGCAGCCTCTTCCAGAACAGCCAACCAACGTCTATCAGAGGGGGTGGAGTCAACAAACAGGAAAAGAG TTGA